The Manis pentadactyla isolate mManPen7 chromosome 12, mManPen7.hap1, whole genome shotgun sequence genome contains the following window.
acacccATTCAGCAGTcaccagggtttaatgcagtagtggctggcagcaggatgttgctctgctggccatatcctggcttcagtaactccttggtttgcacatacaattgtataggaaaggcagcaatgtgtgttagcatatcccaGGACTCAAGGCTCTTTTTTGGCGCTTCTCATTAAAATGCTGTAACATGGTCCATAAGTGAACTggccagccctgtagactattggtgtctgacttcatgccagatttcaacaaaccattgtacctctctattatGCCTTCCCCAGGAGGATTATATAGtgcatgaaatttccactttattcctaattgcggcacccatccttgtaagacatgtccaataaagtggatGCCTTGACTGCTCTCAGTCACCTGAGGCTGGCTATAGGTTACAAAGAGACTATCTAGactcctcttggtggtttgctgatctgcacaatgtgcaggaaaagcaatcaaGAGTCCAGTAGCCATATCCAcaaagtcatggcataccaatatcctgctgatatggacagaggcccaatatagtttatctgccacctgacaaggggtgacggcccccttactattgtcccatgttgctgcgggaTTCAGTGTAAATTTCTCTTAGAACACACAAGTCACTCCTTTTGGgttcggctgacttcttcaaaggttaatAGCAAGCCTAATCGactggctacagcccacattgtcttttgtcccatGTGCAgcaaacgctgatgtagccattgggccacatcagaggcaggctttccttctagccagcacacctgggccagtgtgtctgctttatcattccctggggatgccaaaggcaaatggccagtcacatgctatatagtaacagtcttagtctgaccagaggcccataggtcttgccacaactcttgcccccaaaagggCTGTTGACCAAGCATCCATTTggtatggtaccatgttggtagccacagggtcaagccctgttagacagcccagctgtcagtgcagactataggggagggctcctgggtgatcatgagccatactgcctgcaactcagcccattggctgctcttcccctcactattctccatccatattgtctcagtcttaggatggaaagccacagccctccactttgagGACTGCCCCTGATTGGAGTGTCTGTAtatcaagcatcttcaggtataggggcttttccctcctgctaaggagtctcagctaccaatggctcaaaagcaagtttttcctgctttccactggtatacttcactggccccaataaacattggagttctccacttaaggggctagtagagagggcgctATGTGTAAgctgtgccccatttggccagtgtaggcatctgttgCCACGCCaccctgtggcctttgggtccagtcttgcacccacacTGCAATGGGGTAGGTGTTTATttccttggtcagagctgttccagtgatgggctccatagccagtaaggcgtggtacacagcagccagttgcctcTCTGTCAAgctgtactggacctctgctcctttccatagttgggaccagaatccaataggttggcatgtccattcaagctgctgccaaagaccccatccaaaACCATCTTtatttacatgaacatctagctcacagggccttgatgagtccattacactcaaggcctgtacagccttgactgctcacttagcagcagtaaaagcaactgcacatgtctcatcccagtctcacctgatgacctttcataccaaccagtataagggcttcagaatttgtgcgaAGTGTGGGATAAATACTTTCcaatagcccaaaagacccaaaaactcttgttatactgccacagtggtaggggtggggataGCCTGGATCTTGTCTATAattgcttcaggaataactttagttttacctgaccagacaatccCCAAGAATTTTAtggacaaaccaggtccctgaaccttggtgctgttcacagcccatcctttctcctgtagatgttgcagcagtctaggaactgccccttctaaatctgcaagagaaccAGATATGAGCATAACATCATCAATGTAGTGCTACAGCAGCACTATTTGTGGTTTCCTCCATGTcatcaagtcctgggctacaaatcCATGACAAacagtgggactgtggaggtatccctgtggaaggacagtgaatgtccactgccagctttcccatgtgaaggcaaactgttcctgacttttctgtgctatgtcaatagagaggaaagcattagcaaggtctattacgtaatgatacattcccagctcatggctaagggtgtccagaatggctgctatagaggagacagcagcatgcaaagcgggtgtgactttattcaattccctgtagtccacagtcatttgccaggagccatctggctttttcactggccacactgcagaattaaaaggactatgagtgggctttatgatgcccaccttccccagcttctccaattttggtttctccaatttccttgtgcctcccaggcaatttatattgcttagtatttgtcacctgccaaggtacaggcagcactacaggtgggtgcttagcatgtcccctcagaactgcctttaccacatgcaCTCTTGGTGAGAACTCACATGTGTCTGTAACCACAAGCCCTGCAGGATAtcgacccccaaaatatattcagggatgggagatatgtacacagtatactcctttgggggtaaatgccctatccccaatgggatttgggctttcttcactctaattgccttacccctatagccatctatcacagcaggggtcccaggaaaacactcagggctgccataaatcagagaacactcagctcctgtgtccaccagcaccggacacattgtacattcacaggcgACCAATGAATtgttaattctacatgtggcctctggtccccaccatgtcccccaaggtgggaagCTTGACCCCTCCTCAGTTGAACCGCAATGCTCAATCCTCCTCCTCTGAGGGTGAGGGCCCAGgagaatcctgagtactgtcccccaggaagttttgcagggacacaggctgagcATGAGGCCTTAAatctggtttccatgtcctggaccttagtggctggaactgctgctctggttttaatTAGTGTCACACttttaacaagatcctattgggcttcccatcaagtttttctttcactactctGGCCTTTcgcaaatcaacccacatctgggtccttgagaccttcactgggccttttgcacctctcctttcaggcGTAGCCCATATTACCCTTATTGTTtgaacctcccccagatctgctaaagtacaagttaTGGgtacttatgggttgccctaggtggggggcaagagtattcactagggacccaaagagagatgtgggagctgtatgcagcactggatttctcattcctaccatgaacacctcctcatctgggccctgggggtccatattatagatgatattttgcATACCCAATTCCCACTATACTATTGGAGCTCTACATACATTTTCCAACTAGTGGATAAATATggcaaatcaccctgattaggccaaactgccctgatggcagctgtcagccattgcTTGAGGCATGACAGGCACTTGGCAACAGctaccagagggaagggtgagttgtcagggaagtcATTCTACTCATTTCAGCacttgacataacaatgttttccacccccatattccAGAGACGTAAAAGCCACGTAGGTTCAGCacttgacataacaatgttttccacccccatattccagagacataaaagccatgtaggtagagattctgatggcctctgcctatGCCGGACGTTCATATTCACCAGCTCAttctgagtataggggtggagcatagagtgctacACAACCTCGGAAGGGGGCACCTCCTCCCCCTGTGGAGCCCAcggtggttttgtttttattttcttaattatagcagggcaggcctttaatacaggagtgGCTTGTACCTTGGGTGGTGGCCTCGGCAGCAGATTGGCCCATCTTCCCCTCCACATCCCACCACCCCATCCCCCTGGGATCctccaccatctctggggctgaaggcaccactctttcctcccctcacccACGGCCTCCTGCAAAGTGGTTTTTCCTGTCGTTTCTTCCCTCaccactgctaaggaatcttccaggagcttgacttgttgtgggtaaaattgaaacatttccagaatatctctcctggctttagtatgtctgcatatcaacaggcgttcagaggtggaaagaagtatggctttagtgcatttgcatctttcctcaggggtggagaagttcatctccatatcaatgggtgattacctgggcaacagaggacttatctgtacctgagaggtgagggggagggccggtgtggtgGCTGCTGAAGCAGAGAAGACGGCCtggaactgcagtttgtgagcaacaaacgggttttaaactttatttctccctttgactgattttgatttttagaggtatttggcCCCGGGATTTTCCTTCCCCGGATTAATAGTTGGCGTAATAttggcaggattcctgtgaacctgaaatctgtcataatgggtgcaacctttgggagggctgaccctagaaatgatggggagaagcggTGCTCGtgccgagggacatgtgtctacactggtgtggtcgtggaggcgccaccaccgctgctggccatgCCGACCCCGACCCATgggcctgagcctaaggctactgcttctgccactgctgatGCTCTTGCTGCCGGGCAGAGTCTGGctacaaccatggaaaggagcagaggtccatgTCACCTTTAAGCAATTGGCTGCTGTGTAACACACCTTGCTGGCTGCAGAGCCTATCGCTGGAACAGCTcagaccaaggtaataacctcctatcccatcacggggtgggtgcaagactggacccaaaggccacggagtggtgtggcacagacacctacagtatatcatgtgcctcgccacttgcctttggcatccccagggaatgatgaagcagacacattggcccagacgcgctggctagaaggaaagcctgcctcttgttaggctggagaaaggaaaaacaaggacatgcaaacagaaaagagagatgccatagggggagaacagaccagaccccaaagtccctgccgtatatggaaaggggacagctctccctgaattccatcctgatgtgccaactaagacccagatgtcagcctcctccctcttggaaggaaaaaagtttctagttgtctattatgtcacctttagccaatcatacctctcaacacccctctggatagcttgcccactcctccctctCCTAATCctttataagcgccccacctccctgaccgagTGTGACTTCTCcagcttgtagtacccaggccgcGAGAACATCACCtggggggtatttaaataaattacctggccctttgttgcctctctttgcctgcttattctggctagaatttatcttacacctctgatgtggcccaatggctacatcagtgtttgttgcacgtggggcaaaagacaatgtgggcccgtTGATGGGGCTTGcatttcacctttgaagaagtcagctgatcccggaaggagtgccttgcatgttgtgcagatcagcaaaccaccaagaggggcctagagcatctctctgcagcctatggtcggTCACCGTTTACAGAGAGCtatcaaggtacccactttattggacatgtgttgcaaggatgggtgcagcaattaggagtaaaatggatgtggccctggacttTTCAACACATGGACTAATGATGGCTGGtgcttctggcaccttggggaaaaggcctggaagctggccttctgtatATTCCTGTAATAACAACAAGTAGGTCCCCGacaatcacggttatttgcttctatggtgtttgtgtcctggatgcgccccctggctgcagttgacacgtgatggctggaatggatgagttttggacttaatctgcatgggactttgaacctaggtgaatcctctggcttgagaattatgattgtgttgctgttgtcaagaaaataatgtttaaagagagacttgactttgtctaatgtttggtaaaagttttgtgagcaatctagcatgattgttaggaatgagtaaacaagtgtagaaacgtattttgtgcttagtgggagattgtgctgtaaagtacatttgcttaatctgcataggctgaatcttctgtcttgaggattatcaagattttattgctgctgcTATTGCATGTTCTAGATTGGTCGGAAGATGGGgatcgagtaaattgtaaggcaagatttctggaaggggtggattgtgggtaaaattgaaacatttccagaacatctcacctgactttagtatatctgcatatcaataggggttcagaggtggaaagaagtatggctttagttcatttgcatctttcctcaagggtggagaagttcatctccatatcaatgggtaaatacctgggtaacagagggcttatctgtacctgagaggtgagggggacggctggtgttgtggctgcttgagcagagaagatggcctgggactgcaATTTGTGAGGAATAaacgagttttaaactttatttctccctttgactgtttttggtttttagaggtattttgccccaagatttcctttccctgggatttcctttcccctgaCTTACACCTGTCTTTTCAATAACTCTCTCtattccttaagggcatcccataagttatcacccagctcctccaagcaatgctgaagtgtttctctctcccacctaagcccctctctctcttccctaaCCCTCTggataatcctctctttctctttgatagtcctctctttctcctgcataaccttctctctttcctccataacattttccactatctcaaggaaaagagactccctaatgccagctgctacacagccactcaggacCTCTAAGCAGTGCTCTATCTCACAGAGGGCAAATTCTGCAGCTTCacgtgtctccacccttcccctaaGCACCTCCTAGACCAATTTCTCACTAGGGGCTCGCAAATTGGAAACCCCACAGATAAGGGGACAGTAACAGATGAAGCTGTACCCTGTgccgctgcagccactggggactCCCCCCTATCCACAGGGGGgcttctgggcatctccccacagtctctaggggcagcccttccaaaggtcgcacccatttaGGCAGATtacaggttcagaggtcctgctaaCTTctaccagatgtaactccagggagaggaaatccctgggaaaaatacctctaaaaccaaaatcagtcaaagggagaaataaagtttaaaacccgtttattgcttacaaacttgtctgggggccatctctctccttagctggcagaagcaagcaaaaccTCATCCcaccctctcaggttcagataagcccttggtggcccaggtaattaccactgatatggagatgaagtacttctctccaccccttagaaatgCCAGTTGatttggagatgcactaaagccaggtaagagattctggaaatactgcaattttacccacaaactttgtttaaaatttattcctagatgaaaacataaatgatactaataaaaaacaaactttgaaggaacaaaattgtAAGTATATACAAATCGATGTCATTGTATCAAAAAATAATATAGTGCACAATTGGTAAATTGAAAGCACCATGGATTAATAATAAGCTCTGTAAGGGGAACCGTCTTCATTTGCTTACCTGCTATAACCTTGGAGACTACAATGTCGAGCACATAGGAGGCACTCAGTAaatttgttaagtgaataaatgagcTATTctgggctgagagagagagagaaagagaaagactagGAGAAAGattgggagaaaagaaagaaaaaagaagaatgaaaggaATATAATTAGTTTTTAATTCTATGGGAAGTTGTTTGAGTTTTTTTATTCCAATTCTGGAACTGAAGAAAAAGCATCTCTCATGCagctgtaatttttttaatgtaggccGCTGCCAAATAGGGATATTTTAATCCAGTGAGGAAGGGAGACCAGAATGCAAATTGTTCTTTCTCTCATGACATAAGCCCTTATTCTCTTACCCTGTTGTTCTGCAATACTAGAGAAGCTTGAGATAGAAAAACATGCCTGACATAGAAAGCTGACATTTGGTTCTCTCCAGGGAAATAAACTTATTTAGCTAGTTTAATATTCCTTTGTGAATTACTAGTGATTGGTTGTTTTGACGAGATGTATTTCTGTAGCTCTATGGATATTTTagcaatgtgaaaaaaaataaaaggaaaaatagcacTTTTGAGTAATGGGAGAATTTTCAAGTAGCATATTCCTGGAACAATCAAATATTATCTATGGCAACATTCTTTGCCAGGTTGGAACTCATTCAGTTCATCATGTAGCATGTCCTCAtatatttctgtcttttcttaaaCTAGCCCAGATGGAGTCTATCTTATTGAGGAGTTGTATtcacttattctttttttaagcaAATACTTTTTAAGTATCTGCTAAATGCTAATTTTCAGGTATATCCTGGGGGTACAATGGTGAATAAGATATAACACTTTTCACCAGGGAGTTCATAGCTTCCTACAATCCCCTACAGGAGACTTTATGAATTAAAATGATCCTGTGTTTTGGGACTAGTTAAACAAAGACTATGAAGGGAAAGAAATCATAGCATCTTCTGAAGTGTTACTGTGTGTGAGGCACATTTagaggaataatcctaaccactCTTTCGAAATAGCTGCCCCCCAACCCTCCACCTCTGCTTACTTTTTCTCattctgctttttttcctccctctacTAATCCTCACTGGCCATTGCTCACTGATCCATCCCCAGCTCAGAGAAGTAGCTGGCATATAGTgggtttttgttgtcattgtagGAATGAACTTGAGAGGTAGGAATTCTTGGTTTACAAATGAGACCAAGAATGATGACATAAATGGTTTGCTCATGAGTGCGCAACTCTTAAGTCACAAATCAGGGGTTTAAACCTGGGTTTGGAGGCAAAGCCCATGTTGTTTCTACAATTATTCCTCTAAATGTGTCTTTCTTTACAGAGatgtgaatctgtcttttttgtTAAATGCCCTTATGTGAAAGTTGCCGTCAAGAGCCTCAACAGTTGAtgtaggaagaaaagaaatgtctGGACATCCAACTAAAAGTGTAAGGCAGTGTGTGGTATAGAAGGAACCTCAGAAACAGTAAACAGGAGAGGGTAAGCTGGGCCAGGGACTGGGTCCTCAGGAGCACACTGACCTGGCTGGGGTCTGTTGTCCCTGGAATATGAATAAGCAGAATAATTTCTTCAGCTTGTCTGTTCTCTGAGTCCCTGTTCCTATTTGATGCCAGGGAATAGTTGATTGTCCCCTGTTTGTGCAGAAGAATGATGATGGAAGTTAGAAGAAAGGCTCCTTTTGAAGGGAGTTTGgagagtttgttttctttctaaaaaccAAGAGGTGGAGAAAATTGTAGCAACTGAGGTTATTTTgcctagaaaaaaaaagtacgGAGGGTGGGGTGAGGCGCCAACTTCAAAAAAATCTCATGGGAAAATCAGAACTTTGTCGAGTGTCCTTCCACTTGGTAAAATTTGAAATATCCTACACTTAAAGGCTGCTGGCTCTTCCTGGAGGAGAGGGTTTAGATTTCTACGAACCAAGGGGTGAAAGCCTGACGGAAACAAGTTTCTTCTCAATGCACAAAAATGCCTTTGAAATGAGTTGCAGGGAGCGTTCAGCAGGTGGGGGATCTCTGCGCCCGAGTTTTCCAGCTGAGACAGCAGCTCCCTGGGCCCCGCCCGTGAGGGAATCAGTGCCCAGGGTCGTGGCGCCCTGGACTGGGTGGCCGGCCAGGGGCAGAGCCCGGGAGCTGCGCAGGCGCGCGTCAGAGACTCCAGCTGTGCGCCGCCGCTACGCTGGGAGCGCCCGGGGTCGAAGGGGGGTCTGGACGGGTGGCCCGGCAGCTGGCTCGCTGGTTCGGCCTGCAGCTGCGGGCAAGGGAACTGGGCGCAGCATGCTCGCTGCCGCCGTGGGGAGTCTCCTGCGTCCCGGCCCGGGGAGCCTCCTCCGCTGTGCCCCAGGGGCGACTCTCCTGCCCCGGGGGCTCCCCGGCTACTCCACAGGCGGGACCCCCAGGGGCTCTGGGCCCCAAGATCCGGGTGAGCCGGGGCTGGGAAAATGTCCTGAGAGGGAGGGGGCTGCCAGGGGCCGGAGAGGAGCGGGGACCGGGGATACGCACCGAACCACTGCGCCTTATGTCTGTTGGTTACACAGTCCATCACTGTTGCTTTTGCAACAGGAAAGGTTCACAGGGTCCCCGCCGAGCACACGCCCTCGCAATTCGACAAGAAAATTTTGCTGTGGACCGGGCGTTTCAAAGCGATAGAAGAGATCCCGCCTCGGATCCCGTAAGTGTGGTCTGTGCGGCGACCCGGTTTCGCGTTCGGGGAGGGTCTGTCCGGGCCTGGAGGGGCGTGGGGTCTAGCCACCTCTCGACTTGGGCGCGCCTGGAGCGAAGGCGGCCGCAGAGCCCCAATTCTTAAGAATCACACCTACTTAACAGGAATTTACTAATGCCCCCTAATGAGGCTAAATGTCAAGTTTCTTGACGAGTGTCCTTCCACTTGGTAAAATTTGAAATATCCTACACTGTGTGTGAGGCACATTTagaggaataatcctaaccactCTTTCGAAATAGCCAAGTGTTCAGGGAGATTGTTGACAGTGGGTGACAACCCAGATGTTCAGTGGGCATTCGCACCGTCGCCCCGATACCCGCCCCCAGCAAGCTACCAGCCGCGAGGCACCGGAGCACTAGGGCCAAAGAGAAGGAAGGCACAGCCCTCGTGTGCATCCTGGGTGGCTACGGGGACGCCAGAGAGGAAGAAGGGCTGTGGTCGGGGCGGCTCCCTGCTCCACCCAAGAAAGGATCATGGCTCCCGGGATGGCTGAGAAGCCTCTGGGAAGAAGCCGCAGACACACGACCTCCTTTTCTGGGCCGGGGGAA
Protein-coding sequences here:
- the FAM162B gene encoding protein FAM162B; translated protein: MLAAAVGSLLRPGPGSLLRCAPGATLLPRGLPGYSTGGTPRGSGPQDPGKVHRVPAEHTPSQFDKKILLWTGRFKAIEEIPPRIPPEMIDAARNKARVKACYIMIGLTIIACFAVIASAKRAAERHESLTSWNLAKKAKWREEAALATQAKAK